The Buttiauxella selenatireducens genome has a window encoding:
- the rpsK gene encoding 30S ribosomal protein S11, producing the protein MAKAPVRARKRVRKQVSDGVAHVHASFNNTIVTITDRQGNALGWATAGGSGFRGSRKSTPFAAQVAAERCAEAVKEYGIKNLEVMVKGPGPGRESTIRALNAAGFRITNITDVTPIPHNGCRPPKKRRV; encoded by the coding sequence ATGGCAAAGGCACCAGTTCGTGCACGTAAGCGTGTAAGAAAACAAGTCTCTGACGGCGTGGCTCATGTCCATGCTTCTTTCAACAACACAATCGTTACTATTACTGATCGTCAGGGTAACGCTTTGGGTTGGGCAACTGCCGGTGGTTCCGGTTTCCGTGGCTCTCGCAAATCTACTCCGTTCGCAGCTCAGGTTGCAGCAGAGCGTTGCGCAGAAGCTGTGAAAGAATACGGTATCAAGAACCTTGAAGTTATGGTTAAGGGACCGGGTCCAGGCCGCGAATCTACCATTCGTGCTCTGAACGCCGCTGGTTTCCGCATCACTAATATTACTGATGTGACTCCGATCCCTCACAACGGTTGTCGTCCGCCGAAAAAACGTCGCGTATAA
- the rpsD gene encoding 30S ribosomal protein S4, translating to MARYLGPKLKLSRREGTDLFLKSGVRAIDTKCKIEQAPGQHGARKPRLSDYGVQLREKQKVRRMFGVLERQFRNYYKEAARLKGNTGENLLALLEGRLDNVVYRMGFGATRAESRQLVSHKAVMVNGRVVNIASYQVTPNDVVSIREKAKKQSRVKAALELAEQREKPTWLEVDAAKMEGVFKRKPERTDLSADINEHLIVELYSK from the coding sequence ATGGCAAGATATTTGGGTCCTAAGCTCAAGCTGAGCCGTCGTGAGGGCACCGACTTATTCCTTAAGTCTGGCGTTCGCGCGATCGATACCAAGTGTAAAATTGAACAAGCTCCTGGCCAGCACGGTGCGCGTAAACCGCGTCTGTCTGACTATGGTGTGCAGTTGCGTGAAAAGCAAAAAGTTCGCCGCATGTTCGGTGTTCTGGAGCGTCAGTTCCGTAACTACTATAAAGAAGCCGCTCGTCTGAAAGGCAACACCGGTGAAAACCTGTTGGCTCTTCTGGAAGGCCGTCTTGACAACGTTGTTTACCGTATGGGCTTCGGTGCTACTCGTGCAGAATCACGTCAGCTCGTTAGCCACAAAGCAGTAATGGTAAATGGTCGCGTTGTTAACATCGCTTCTTATCAGGTAACTCCGAATGACGTAGTTAGCATCCGTGAGAAAGCCAAAAAGCAATCTCGCGTGAAGGCCGCTCTGGAGCTGGCTGAACAGCGTGAAAAGCCAACCTGGCTGGAAGTTGATGCTGCTAAGATGGAAGGTGTGTTCAAGCGTAAGCCTGAGCGTACTGATCTGTCCGCGGACATTAACGAACACCTGATCGTCGAGCTTTACTCCAAGTAA
- a CDS encoding DNA-directed RNA polymerase subunit alpha — MQGSVTEFLKPRLVDIEQVSSTHAKVTLEPLERGFGHTLGNALRRILLSSMPGCAVTEVEIDGVLHEYSTKEGVQEDILEILLNLKGLAVRVQGKDDVILTLNKSGIGPVTAADITHDGDVEIVKPQHVICHLTDENASISMRIKVQRGRGYVPASARIHSEEDERPIGRLLVDACYSPVERIAYNVEAARVEQRTDLDKLVIEMETNGTIDPEEAIRRAATILAEQLEAFVDLRDVRQPEVKEEKPEFDPILLRPVDDLELTVRSANCLKAEAIHYIGDLVQRTEVELLKTPNLGKKSLTEIKDVLASRGLSLGMRLENWPPASIADE, encoded by the coding sequence ATGCAGGGTTCTGTGACAGAGTTTCTAAAACCGCGCCTGGTAGATATCGAGCAAGTGAGTTCGACGCACGCCAAGGTGACCCTTGAGCCTTTAGAGCGTGGCTTTGGCCATACTCTTGGTAATGCACTGCGCCGTATTCTGCTCTCATCGATGCCGGGTTGCGCGGTGACTGAGGTTGAGATTGATGGTGTACTACATGAGTACAGCACCAAAGAAGGCGTTCAGGAAGATATCCTGGAAATCCTGCTCAACCTGAAAGGGCTGGCGGTAAGAGTTCAAGGTAAAGATGATGTAATTCTTACTCTGAATAAGTCTGGCATTGGCCCTGTGACTGCAGCCGACATCACCCATGATGGTGATGTCGAAATCGTCAAGCCGCAGCATGTGATCTGCCACCTGACCGATGAGAACGCATCTATTAGTATGCGTATCAAAGTTCAGCGCGGTCGCGGTTATGTGCCGGCCTCTGCCCGAATTCATTCGGAAGAAGATGAGCGCCCAATCGGCCGTCTGCTGGTCGACGCCTGCTACAGCCCTGTAGAGCGAATTGCCTACAATGTTGAAGCTGCGCGTGTAGAACAGCGTACCGACCTGGATAAGCTGGTCATCGAAATGGAAACCAACGGTACAATCGATCCTGAAGAGGCGATTCGTCGTGCGGCGACCATTCTGGCTGAACAACTTGAAGCTTTCGTTGACTTACGTGATGTACGTCAGCCGGAAGTTAAAGAAGAGAAACCAGAATTCGATCCGATCTTGCTGCGCCCTGTTGACGATCTGGAATTGACTGTCCGCTCTGCTAACTGCCTTAAGGCAGAAGCTATCCACTATATCGGTGATCTGGTACAGCGTACCGAAGTTGAGCTGCTCAAAACGCCTAACTTGGGTAAAAAATCTCTTACCGAGATTAAAGACGTGCTGGCTTCCCGTGGTTTGTCTCTGGGCATGCGCCTGGAAAACTGGCCACCGGCAAGCATCGCTGACGAGTAA
- the rplQ gene encoding 50S ribosomal protein L17 — protein MRHRKSGRQLNRNSSHRQAMFRNMAGSLVRHEIIKTTLPKAKELRRVVEPLITLAKTDSVANRRLAFARTRDNEIVAKLFNELGPRFAARTGGYTRILKCGFRAGDNAPMAYIELVDRAESQTEAAAE, from the coding sequence ATGCGCCATCGTAAGAGTGGTCGTCAACTGAACCGCAACAGCAGCCATCGCCAGGCTATGTTCCGCAATATGGCAGGTTCACTGGTTCGTCATGAGATCATCAAGACGACTCTGCCTAAAGCGAAAGAGCTGCGTCGCGTAGTTGAGCCGCTGATTACTCTTGCCAAGACTGATAGCGTTGCTAATCGTCGTCTGGCATTCGCCCGCACTCGTGATAACGAGATCGTGGCAAAACTGTTTAATGAACTGGGTCCGCGTTTTGCAGCCCGTACTGGTGGTTACACTCGTATTCTTAAGTGTGGCTTCCGTGCAGGTGATAATGCTCCGATGGCTTACATCGAGCTGGTTGATCGCGCCGAGTCTCAAACAGAAGCTGCTGCAGAGTAA
- a CDS encoding DnaJ family domain-containing protein, whose amino-acid sequence MWLLDQLSERHILDAQRNGEFDSLAGSGAPLKLDDDSFIPPELRVAWRILKNAGCLPPALQQRKDAIELNDLLRTIDREDSEYEAISKKLSLLELKLQQAGMSTDFLHGEYADKLLHKIDED is encoded by the coding sequence ATGTGGTTACTTGATCAATTGTCAGAACGTCATATTCTCGATGCACAACGCAATGGTGAGTTTGACTCGCTGGCGGGTTCTGGTGCTCCTCTAAAACTTGATGATGATTCATTTATACCGCCTGAACTGCGAGTCGCCTGGCGCATTTTGAAAAATGCAGGTTGTTTGCCTCCAGCTCTCCAACAGCGGAAAGATGCCATTGAACTCAATGACCTTCTCCGGACTATTGACCGCGAAGATTCTGAGTACGAGGCTATAAGCAAGAAACTGTCATTACTTGAGCTAAAACTGCAGCAGGCTGGTATGAGCACTGATTTTCTGCACGGAGAGTATGCAGACAAATTACTTCATAAAATTGATGAGGATTAA
- the zntR gene encoding Zn(2+)-responsive transcriptional regulator, with protein MFRIGELARLADVTPDTIRYYEKQKMMDHEVRTEGGFRLYTESDLQRLKFIRYAKQLGFTLETIRELLSIRIDPEHHTCQESKSIVQSRLVEVESKIKELQHMRRSLQRLNDACCGSAHSSAYCSILEALEQGASQRKE; from the coding sequence ATGTTTCGTATTGGAGAGTTGGCCAGACTGGCGGATGTTACGCCCGATACCATACGTTATTATGAAAAGCAGAAAATGATGGATCATGAGGTCAGAACGGAGGGTGGTTTTCGGCTTTATACTGAAAGTGATTTGCAGCGTCTAAAGTTCATTAGATACGCAAAACAGTTAGGTTTTACACTAGAAACGATTCGTGAATTGCTATCGATCCGAATTGATCCCGAACATCACACGTGTCAGGAATCAAAGAGTATCGTGCAATCGAGACTCGTAGAAGTGGAGTCCAAAATAAAAGAACTTCAGCATATGCGACGATCGTTGCAGAGGCTGAATGATGCATGTTGTGGAAGTGCCCACAGCAGCGCATATTGTTCAATTCTTGAGGCACTTGAGCAAGGGGCGAGTCAGCGTAAAGAATAA
- a CDS encoding alternative ribosome-rescue factor A, giving the protein MSKYQHKKGTIKDNAIEALLHDPLFRQRVEKNKKGKGSYQRTAKYGKKDNWEASGKQANSFFTTGLPLLISAIKFAHSAVLAGRGFR; this is encoded by the coding sequence ATGAGTAAGTATCAGCATAAGAAAGGGACCATAAAGGATAATGCCATAGAGGCTTTGTTACATGATCCGCTGTTTCGTCAACGAGTTGAGAAGAACAAGAAAGGAAAGGGAAGTTATCAGCGTACTGCAAAATATGGCAAAAAGGATAACTGGGAGGCCAGTGGTAAACAAGCAAATAGCTTTTTTACCACTGGCCTTCCTCTTTTAATTAGCGCAATTAAATTCGCTCATTCTGCTGTTTTAGCAGGTCGCGGATTTCGCTGA
- the mscL gene encoding large-conductance mechanosensitive channel protein MscL yields MNMLKEFREFAMRGNVVDLAVGVIIGAAFGKIVSSLVADIIMPPLGLLIGGVDFKQFALTLRPAAGDIPAVVMHYGVFIQNIFDFVIVAFAIFLAIKAINQLNRKKTEEPAAPPAPTKEEVLLSEIRDLLKQQNERI; encoded by the coding sequence ATGAACATGTTAAAAGAATTCCGCGAATTTGCGATGCGCGGAAACGTTGTGGATTTGGCAGTGGGTGTAATTATCGGGGCAGCATTCGGGAAAATTGTTTCGTCACTTGTAGCGGATATTATTATGCCGCCACTGGGATTGCTGATTGGTGGGGTTGATTTTAAACAATTCGCTTTAACCCTACGACCTGCAGCAGGTGATATTCCAGCAGTAGTTATGCATTACGGTGTCTTTATTCAGAACATCTTCGATTTTGTGATTGTTGCCTTCGCCATTTTCCTGGCAATCAAAGCAATTAACCAACTGAACCGTAAGAAAACAGAAGAACCTGCAGCACCACCGGCACCAACTAAAGAAGAAGTATTACTCAGCGAAATCCGCGACCTGCTAAAACAGCAGAATGAGCGAATTTAA
- the trkA gene encoding Trk system potassium transporter TrkA yields MKIIILGAGQVGGTLAENLVGENNDITVVDTNQDRLRSLQDKFDLRVVQGHGSHPRVLREAGADDADMLVAVTSSDETNMIACQVAYSLFNTPNRIARIRAPDYVRDAERLFNAEAVPIDHLIAPEQLVIDNIYRLIEYPGALQVVNFAEGKVSLAVVKAYYGGPLVGNALSTMREHMPHIETRVAAIFRHDRPIRPQGSTIVEAGDEVFFIAASQHIRAVMSELQRLEKPYKRIMLVGGGNIGAGLAQRLEKDYSVKLIERDAQRAAELAEMLQNTIVFYGDASDQELLAEEHIEQVDLFIAVTNDDEANIMSAMLAKRMGAKKVMVLIQRKAYVDLVQGSVIDIAISPQQATISALLGHVRKADIVGVSSLRRGVAEAIEAVAHGDESTSRVVGRSIDEIKLPPGTIIGAVVRGNDVMIANDNLRIEQGDHVIMFLTDKKFVSDVERLFQPSPFFL; encoded by the coding sequence ATGAAAATAATAATTCTGGGTGCGGGCCAGGTTGGCGGTACCCTGGCAGAAAATCTGGTGGGTGAAAACAACGATATTACGGTTGTGGATACTAACCAGGATCGCCTACGCAGTTTGCAAGATAAGTTCGACTTACGCGTCGTACAAGGGCACGGCTCGCATCCTCGCGTTTTACGGGAAGCGGGCGCGGATGATGCTGATATGTTGGTCGCAGTGACCAGCTCAGACGAAACGAATATGATTGCCTGTCAGGTTGCATATTCGCTTTTTAATACTCCAAACCGTATTGCACGTATCCGTGCCCCAGATTATGTACGGGATGCAGAACGTTTATTTAACGCTGAAGCAGTGCCAATTGACCATCTTATCGCACCTGAACAATTGGTTATCGATAATATTTATCGTCTTATTGAGTACCCAGGTGCACTACAGGTTGTCAATTTTGCCGAAGGGAAAGTCAGCCTGGCCGTGGTGAAAGCCTATTATGGTGGCCCGCTTGTAGGCAATGCACTATCAACTATGCGTGAACATATGCCGCATATTGAAACCCGTGTTGCTGCAATTTTCCGACACGACAGGCCTATTCGTCCGCAAGGTTCAACCATTGTTGAAGCTGGAGATGAAGTATTCTTCATTGCCGCTTCGCAGCATATCCGAGCGGTAATGAGCGAATTGCAGCGCCTCGAGAAACCCTATAAACGCATCATGCTGGTCGGTGGTGGGAATATTGGGGCCGGTCTCGCGCAGCGACTTGAAAAAGATTACAGCGTAAAACTCATTGAACGTGATGCGCAACGCGCCGCAGAGCTGGCCGAAATGTTGCAAAACACCATCGTTTTCTACGGTGACGCCTCCGATCAAGAGCTGCTAGCCGAAGAACATATTGAACAAGTCGATTTGTTTATTGCCGTCACCAACGACGATGAAGCAAATATTATGTCCGCGATGCTGGCAAAGCGCATGGGGGCCAAGAAAGTGATGGTGCTCATCCAGCGTAAAGCCTACGTGGATCTGGTTCAAGGCAGCGTGATTGATATAGCAATATCACCGCAACAAGCCACTATTTCGGCTTTACTCGGCCACGTACGTAAAGCCGATATCGTCGGTGTCTCCTCCTTGCGTCGAGGTGTAGCTGAAGCGATTGAAGCCGTTGCTCATGGTGATGAAAGCACTTCGCGTGTTGTCGGTCGTTCAATCGATGAAATAAAACTTCCTCCAGGGACCATTATTGGCGCGGTTGTTCGCGGCAATGACGTCATGATAGCTAATGACAATTTACGCATTGAACAGGGCGACCATGTAATTATGTTCCTGACAGATAAGAAATTTGTCAGCGATGTAGAACGTTTGTTCCAGCCAAGTCCTTTCTTCCTGTAA
- the rsmB gene encoding 16S rRNA (cytosine(967)-C(5))-methyltransferase RsmB encodes MKKTLNLRSMAAQTIEQVVEQGQSLSNVLPAMQHKVSDKDKALLQELCFGVLRTLPQLEWLVSKLMSRPMTGKQRTIHYLIMVGFYQLLYTRIPAHAALAETVEGAVAIKRQSLKGLINGVLRQFQRQQEELMAEASKHESRFLHPAWLLQRLKKAYPNQWQSIVEANNQRPPMWLRVNRQHKTREEWLALLAESGLEGHVHPQYRDAVRLETPAPVHALPGFEQGWVTVQDASAQGCVDLLDPQNGDTILDLCAAPGGKTTHILEAAPKARVLAVDIDEQRLKRVHENLQRLGMTAEVKSGDGRFPEQWCGQQQFDRILLDAPCSATGVIRRHPDIKWLRRDRDIAELAALQKEILEAIWPRLKSGGTLVYATCSILPEENSQQVAAFLAHHPEAKLVETGTPEKPGLQNLPSQEEGDGFFYAKLIKS; translated from the coding sequence ATGAAAAAAACACTAAATCTTCGCAGTATGGCCGCCCAAACGATTGAACAAGTTGTGGAACAAGGTCAATCGCTCAGCAATGTACTGCCAGCGATGCAACACAAAGTCTCTGATAAAGATAAAGCACTACTTCAAGAGCTCTGCTTTGGCGTATTGCGCACATTACCGCAACTTGAATGGCTGGTCAGTAAGTTGATGTCCCGCCCAATGACCGGCAAGCAACGCACCATCCACTATTTGATTATGGTGGGTTTTTATCAGCTGCTTTATACCCGTATTCCGGCCCATGCTGCTTTGGCGGAGACGGTTGAAGGGGCGGTTGCTATTAAGCGTCAGTCACTAAAAGGTTTGATTAACGGTGTCCTGCGCCAGTTCCAGCGTCAACAGGAAGAATTGATGGCTGAAGCTTCGAAACACGAAAGCCGTTTCTTACACCCCGCCTGGTTGCTGCAACGTCTGAAAAAAGCTTATCCAAATCAATGGCAATCCATTGTCGAGGCCAATAATCAGCGCCCACCAATGTGGCTGCGTGTTAATCGTCAGCACAAGACGCGTGAAGAGTGGTTAGCATTACTGGCTGAAAGCGGGCTGGAAGGCCATGTTCATCCGCAGTATCGCGACGCGGTCCGCCTTGAGACTCCAGCCCCCGTCCATGCCTTACCGGGATTTGAGCAAGGTTGGGTTACTGTTCAGGATGCCTCAGCGCAAGGTTGTGTTGATCTGCTTGATCCACAAAATGGCGACACGATCCTCGACTTATGTGCGGCACCTGGCGGCAAGACGACCCATATTTTGGAAGCAGCACCTAAAGCTCGTGTATTAGCTGTAGACATTGACGAACAACGTCTGAAGCGAGTGCATGAAAACTTGCAGCGCTTGGGTATGACGGCTGAAGTTAAATCAGGAGATGGGCGTTTTCCTGAACAATGGTGTGGTCAGCAACAGTTTGACCGAATTCTTCTTGATGCACCTTGCTCAGCTACCGGTGTTATTCGCCGCCATCCCGATATCAAGTGGCTGCGTCGTGACAGGGATATTGCTGAATTAGCCGCATTGCAAAAAGAGATTCTCGAAGCTATTTGGCCAAGACTCAAATCAGGCGGCACACTGGTTTATGCGACTTGCTCTATTCTGCCGGAAGAAAACTCGCAACAGGTAGCTGCATTCCTGGCGCATCATCCTGAAGCGAAACTGGTTGAAACCGGGACGCCTGAAAAACCAGGGCTCCAGAATCTCCCCTCACAAGAAGAGGGTGATGGCTTCTTTTACGCTAAGCTAATTAAAAGCTGA
- the fmt gene encoding methionyl-tRNA formyltransferase produces the protein MSDSLRIIFAGTPDFAARHLDALLSSQHQVVGVFTQPDRPAGRGKKLMPSPVKVLATEKNIPVFQPASLRPVENQELVSSLNADVMVVVAYGLILPKAVLDMPRMGCINVHGSLLPRWRGAAPIQRSLWAGDAETGVTIMQMDVGLDTGDMLLKLACPIEATDTSATLYDKLANLGPEGLLETLNQLATGCAHPEVQNEELVTYAEKLSKEEARIDWTLSAEQLERCIRAFNPWPMSWLEIDEQPVKIWQASVINQHTKATPGTIIETNKQGIQVATGEGILNLESLQPAGKKAMKAQDLLNSRSEWFKPGTLLA, from the coding sequence GTGTCTGATTCACTGCGTATTATTTTCGCGGGTACTCCTGACTTTGCAGCGCGTCATCTTGACGCGCTGTTGTCTTCTCAGCACCAGGTCGTTGGCGTATTTACACAGCCAGACAGACCTGCGGGGCGCGGCAAAAAGCTGATGCCAAGCCCGGTGAAGGTGCTGGCGACAGAAAAGAATATCCCCGTTTTTCAGCCCGCCTCGTTGCGCCCTGTAGAGAATCAGGAATTGGTTTCCAGCCTGAATGCCGATGTGATGGTCGTCGTGGCTTACGGTTTGATTCTTCCAAAAGCCGTCCTCGATATGCCACGCATGGGCTGTATAAATGTGCATGGTTCGCTGCTGCCACGCTGGAGAGGTGCGGCACCGATTCAACGTTCATTGTGGGCTGGTGATGCCGAAACAGGCGTCACCATTATGCAAATGGATGTTGGTCTGGATACGGGCGATATGCTGTTAAAACTTGCCTGCCCAATTGAAGCCACTGATACCAGTGCAACACTATACGATAAGCTGGCAAACCTTGGCCCTGAAGGTTTATTGGAAACGTTAAACCAACTGGCAACTGGCTGTGCACATCCAGAAGTTCAAAACGAAGAGTTGGTGACTTACGCCGAGAAACTCAGCAAGGAAGAAGCGCGTATTGACTGGACACTTTCTGCTGAACAGCTGGAACGTTGCATTAGGGCATTTAATCCATGGCCAATGAGTTGGTTGGAAATCGATGAGCAACCGGTAAAAATCTGGCAAGCTTCAGTGATTAATCAACACACTAAAGCTACCCCCGGAACCATTATCGAAACCAATAAACAAGGTATTCAGGTGGCGACTGGTGAAGGGATTTTAAATCTGGAATCACTTCAGCCCGCTGGAAAGAAAGCGATGAAAGCTCAGGATCTCCTGAACTCTCGGAGTGAATGGTTTAAGCCAGGTACACTCCTCGCGTGA
- the def gene encoding peptide deformylase, translating to MSVLQVLHFPDERLRTVATPVKEVNAEIQRIVDDMFETMYAEEGIGLAATQVDIHQRIIVIDVSENRDERLVLINPELLEKSGETGIEEGCLSIPEQRALVPRAERVKIRALDREGQPYELEADGLLAICIQHEMDHLVGKLFVDYLSPLKRQRIRQKLEKMARLNKSA from the coding sequence ATGTCAGTTTTGCAGGTATTACATTTTCCGGACGAGCGCCTTCGCACTGTAGCGACGCCGGTCAAAGAGGTGAATGCGGAGATTCAGCGGATTGTCGATGACATGTTTGAGACAATGTACGCTGAGGAAGGTATTGGCCTTGCAGCAACGCAGGTGGATATCCATCAACGTATTATTGTGATTGATGTTTCTGAAAACCGCGATGAGCGCCTGGTTTTAATCAACCCTGAGCTGCTGGAAAAAAGCGGTGAAACGGGTATCGAAGAAGGTTGTCTTTCTATTCCAGAACAACGTGCGTTAGTTCCTCGTGCAGAGCGCGTCAAAATTCGAGCGCTGGACCGTGAAGGCCAACCGTATGAATTGGAAGCTGACGGTCTACTCGCTATTTGTATTCAGCACGAGATGGACCACTTGGTTGGCAAACTGTTCGTCGATTATCTGTCACCGTTGAAACGTCAGCGCATTCGTCAGAAACTGGAAAAAATGGCTCGTCTGAACAAGAGCGCCTAA
- the dprA gene encoding DNA-protecting protein DprA — protein sequence MPLKEIWLRLMAVQNLSGDKLLKIAHFLLNEPGCSIASLTQAGLSTRQIAQFRECSDREIEKGLLWLEEPNHYLLTADDDNYPEQLRAIDCYPAALFVAGNIELLSSNQLAVVGSRNLSLYGERWCRMFCEPLAIAGLTITSGLALGIDAVAHRTALSCHGKTVAVLGNGLASIYPKRHKSLAEQIVAEGGTVISEFPLETTPWPGNFPRRNRIISGLSRAVFVVEASERSGSLVTARYAIEQGRELFALPGAVGSPGSEGPHWLIKQGATLVSHPSDILEHLESELHWLPFPHKALIYSQNEGDRTLPFPELLANVGDEVTPVDVVAERAGQPVPVTVAQLLELELAGWIAAVPGGYVRLRRACHVRRTNVLI from the coding sequence GTGCCATTAAAAGAGATCTGGTTACGCCTGATGGCAGTGCAAAATTTGAGCGGTGATAAGTTATTAAAAATTGCCCATTTCTTATTGAACGAGCCAGGATGCTCGATTGCTTCGCTAACTCAAGCCGGTTTATCAACCCGCCAGATTGCCCAATTTAGGGAGTGTAGTGACAGGGAAATAGAAAAAGGGTTGTTATGGCTTGAAGAACCCAACCACTATCTTCTCACAGCAGATGACGACAATTACCCTGAACAGTTGCGGGCAATAGATTGTTACCCCGCAGCGCTATTTGTCGCGGGCAATATTGAGCTTCTTTCCAGTAATCAACTCGCTGTGGTGGGCAGCCGTAATCTTTCTTTGTATGGGGAGCGTTGGTGCAGGATGTTTTGTGAACCCCTTGCCATCGCAGGATTGACGATAACCAGTGGTTTGGCGCTGGGCATAGATGCAGTTGCTCATCGCACGGCGTTGAGTTGTCACGGAAAGACAGTGGCGGTATTGGGAAATGGTCTGGCCAGTATTTATCCTAAACGCCATAAATCATTGGCCGAGCAGATTGTTGCTGAAGGTGGCACGGTCATCTCAGAATTCCCCCTCGAAACTACGCCATGGCCGGGTAATTTCCCTCGCAGAAACCGTATTATCAGTGGGTTGAGTCGAGCTGTATTTGTTGTGGAAGCCAGCGAGCGGAGTGGATCACTGGTCACTGCTCGTTATGCAATTGAACAAGGTAGGGAATTATTTGCATTACCGGGGGCGGTCGGAAGCCCAGGTAGTGAGGGGCCACACTGGTTGATAAAGCAGGGCGCAACACTGGTGAGCCATCCCTCAGACATCCTCGAGCATCTGGAAAGTGAACTGCATTGGCTCCCTTTTCCTCACAAAGCACTAATATATTCACAGAATGAAGGGGATCGTACATTGCCATTTCCTGAGCTGTTGGCTAACGTAGGAGATGAGGTTACACCTGTTGACGTCGTCGCTGAACGTGCCGGCCAACCTGTGCCAGTGACAGTAGCTCAACTGCTCGAATTGGAGTTAGCAGGGTGGATCGCAGCTGTACCCGGCGGCTATGTCCGATTAAGGAGGGCATGCCATGTTCGACGTACTAATGTACTTATTTGA
- the smg gene encoding DUF494 family protein Smg — protein MFDVLMYLFETYIHNEVEMRVDQDKLTRDLSDAGFDHEDIYNALVWLEKLADYQDGLAEPMQLAADPLSMRMYTAEECQRLDASCRGFLLFLEQIQVLNLETREMVIERVLALDTAEFELEDLKWVVLMVLFNIPGCENAYQQMEELLFEVNEGMLH, from the coding sequence ATGTTCGACGTACTAATGTACTTATTTGAAACCTACATCCATAACGAAGTGGAAATGCGAGTTGATCAAGATAAATTGACGCGTGATCTCTCCGATGCTGGTTTTGATCACGAAGACATTTATAACGCGCTTGTGTGGCTTGAAAAGTTGGCTGACTATCAAGATGGTCTTGCTGAACCCATGCAATTGGCTGCTGACCCGCTTTCTATGCGTATGTATACCGCAGAAGAATGTCAGCGACTTGATGCATCTTGTCGGGGGTTTTTACTGTTCCTGGAACAGATTCAGGTGCTAAACCTCGAAACCCGTGAAATGGTCATTGAAAGAGTATTAGCATTAGACACTGCCGAGTTCGAGCTGGAAGATTTAAAGTGGGTCGTGCTTATGGTGCTATTCAATATTCCGGGTTGTGAAAACGCTTATCAGCAAATGGAAGAATTACTCTTCGAAGTAAATGAAGGTATGCTGCACTAA
- a CDS encoding DNA topoisomerase family protein, translating to MTKSALFTVPKNEPCPQCGAGLVIRSGKHGPFLGCSHYPECDYVRPLKSLADGHVVKVLEGQLCPVCQENLVLRQGRFGMFIACSNYPTCAHTEVIDKPDETAISCPQCQQGQLVQRRSRFGKTFWSCDSFPTCQFVINSKPVAGECPACHYPLLIEKKTAQGLKQFCASKQCGKPVTAE from the coding sequence ATGACCAAATCAGCACTGTTCACTGTGCCTAAAAATGAACCCTGTCCCCAATGCGGGGCAGGGTTAGTCATTCGTTCCGGTAAACACGGCCCTTTTCTTGGCTGTTCCCATTATCCGGAATGTGATTATGTGCGCCCGTTAAAAAGCCTGGCAGATGGCCATGTGGTCAAAGTGCTTGAAGGCCAACTCTGCCCTGTATGTCAGGAAAACCTCGTCTTGCGGCAGGGCCGCTTTGGGATGTTTATCGCCTGCAGTAACTATCCAACATGTGCGCACACTGAAGTTATCGACAAACCCGATGAAACGGCTATCAGTTGTCCGCAATGCCAACAAGGGCAATTAGTCCAACGACGTTCTCGGTTTGGCAAAACCTTTTGGTCATGCGATAGCTTTCCGACATGTCAGTTCGTCATTAATAGCAAACCAGTGGCAGGCGAATGCCCTGCGTGTCACTATCCTTTACTTATCGAAAAGAAAACGGCGCAAGGATTGAAACAATTCTGTGCCAGCAAACAATGTGGAAAGCCGGTAACGGCGGAATAA